In the Arthrobacter zhaoxinii genome, one interval contains:
- a CDS encoding SIR2 family NAD-dependent protein deacylase: protein MGESHVFVTKGSLTNFACDAWLLPTDRTYSVAGHWREALPRLEAVIASSRDVDFSSGAKLAQPLDSWPAGEPLPVLTAVPYYGISSVEDLVPPLREFIRVAAEQCERRRRAANGDPSRPVPLLAMPLFGTGGGGAGLVRGDVIQRLLQEARREAAEFDVDVALVLTNEKDFAFAQELRKRQPDWWKPLDRELQEHAARLGAHARDGKLVPFMGAGVSMSAGAPSWDALLARLATAAQLSDDECKSLKKRGHLDQAGILRSIYEERSEVGGRSFNQAIADLVELKRYGLAPALLASLGSREAITLNYDELFEFASNDAGVPRSVIPDGGGENDDWLLKLHGSVTNPDSIVLTRDDYLGFNASRNALSALVKATLMTQHILFVGFGLADDHFHEILHDVKRALPPEPQTEDGSATALMLSADPLDRRMVSQLNVVPMGEETSTAAGRTLEIFLDLLVALSTDSHSYLLAEGYEGALTESERSLRETLRDLGKRLTDDEAQSSGGVRLREMLAELGAPVPSQ, encoded by the coding sequence ATGGGGGAATCACACGTCTTCGTGACCAAAGGCAGCCTGACCAACTTCGCTTGCGATGCATGGCTGCTTCCGACCGATCGCACCTACAGCGTTGCAGGGCACTGGCGGGAGGCACTCCCCAGGCTGGAAGCAGTGATAGCCAGCAGCAGGGATGTCGATTTCTCCAGCGGGGCCAAGCTAGCGCAGCCTCTCGACTCCTGGCCTGCCGGGGAACCCCTGCCGGTCCTCACTGCTGTTCCGTATTACGGCATTTCCTCGGTCGAGGATCTGGTTCCACCGTTGCGTGAATTCATTCGAGTCGCAGCGGAGCAATGTGAACGACGCCGGCGGGCTGCGAACGGCGACCCGTCCCGTCCCGTTCCCTTGCTGGCCATGCCGCTTTTCGGTACCGGCGGCGGCGGGGCAGGACTGGTGCGCGGCGACGTGATCCAGCGGCTTCTCCAGGAAGCGCGCCGTGAGGCGGCCGAGTTCGACGTCGACGTAGCGCTGGTCCTCACAAATGAAAAGGACTTCGCGTTCGCCCAGGAGCTTCGGAAGCGTCAGCCGGACTGGTGGAAACCCCTCGATCGGGAGCTGCAGGAGCACGCTGCACGATTAGGCGCGCATGCCCGGGACGGCAAGCTTGTTCCCTTCATGGGCGCGGGCGTCAGCATGAGTGCCGGTGCCCCGAGCTGGGACGCTCTCCTCGCCCGCCTGGCGACAGCGGCGCAGCTGTCAGACGATGAATGTAAGTCACTCAAGAAGCGCGGGCATCTGGACCAGGCCGGCATTCTTCGCTCTATTTATGAGGAACGCTCCGAAGTGGGCGGTCGGAGTTTCAATCAGGCCATCGCCGACCTGGTGGAGCTGAAACGCTACGGTTTGGCACCGGCTCTCCTCGCCAGTCTGGGCAGCCGGGAGGCAATCACCCTCAACTATGACGAACTTTTTGAATTCGCTTCGAACGACGCCGGCGTCCCTCGGTCGGTGATTCCTGACGGCGGCGGGGAGAACGACGACTGGCTGCTGAAACTGCATGGTTCGGTGACGAACCCTGACTCGATCGTCCTCACCCGCGACGATTATCTTGGTTTCAACGCATCACGCAACGCGCTCTCGGCCCTGGTGAAAGCCACCCTCATGACGCAGCACATCCTGTTCGTCGGCTTCGGCCTTGCTGATGACCACTTCCACGAGATCCTGCACGACGTTAAGCGTGCCCTTCCTCCGGAACCCCAGACAGAGGATGGATCCGCGACGGCGCTGATGCTGTCCGCGGATCCCCTGGACCGGCGGATGGTTTCCCAACTCAATGTGGTCCCTATGGGTGAGGAAACCAGTACCGCGGCAGGACGGACCCTCGAAATCTTCCTGGATCTTCTCGTAGCCCTGTCCACAGACAGCCATTCGTACCTTTTGGCCGAGGGCTACGAAGGAGCATTGACCGAATCCGAGCGGTCCCTGCGGGAAACCCTGCGGGATCTGGGTAAGCGCCTCACAGACGATGAAGCTCAAAGCAGTGGAGGCGTACGACTGCGGGAGATGCTGGCGGAGCTGGGAGCTCCGGTTCCCAGCCAGTAG